From uncultured Desulfobacter sp.:
ACCCTTTGTGCAGAACATCGGAACCCACATAGGGTACCTCGGAAAATTTTTCGCGCCCGGGCCACTCAGATGATATTGCCGCAGCCGCCGAGACGAAAAGTGCAATAATTACAATCAATGCCGTTTTTGCCAGTGGTGTGAATTTATGTTCGAATTTCATGCTTTTTTCTCCAAAATAAAAAAACGTTTACTTATGCAATACCTTCGCCACTAAGCAGCCTTTTTCTCACCATGAATCCGTCCTAGCACGGGAATCTTCTCAAATAGCTGTACAATATTAATCGGTTTTGTGTTTTCAGGAAGTATTTTAAATACTTCCTGCGCATAACGAAGCCCGTGATAATGGGCTTTCAGGTCAAGAATACTTTCTTCGCCGGATGTCACCAGCATTGCCTGGGAAACATTGACCATCCATAGGGATAAGTTGGCAGCATTGAGGACTGATTGTTCTTTTATGACCATGAAATCCTCAAGTCCCCAGTGTTGTTTTGCATCACGAAAGTTAAATTCAATCTGGAATCTCAAACGATAATAGTCAATGATATTTTTCCAATCAAGTTCAAGATCGGTGCTAAACAGGATAACGCGGGCTATCTTATCCGTTTTTACGTTTTTTTTCTCGATGATGACTACGTTCAGAGCGTCGGCAAATTTTTTGTGTATCACATTCATTTGGTAGATGCGGGTGCAGATGTGTTTTTTGGTCTCTTCTGATTTTAAATGGGCTGCGGGAAAGTTTTTGTAATTAACTCTATCACCATAAACTGGTCGCCTCCCCTTGCCGGAATAGACTCCATTCCACTTGAAATACAAGGCAGAGTTGTTGCGTAATTTGGAAATTAGGTGCAACCCAACTTGTCGTGTCATGTGAACAGCCGCATTGTTTCCGAATGCACCGTCATACACAAAGTAAATAGGTTGAAGTGTATCCCCAATCAGCTTTAAAAGTTTTTGCAGCATGGCCTGTACCTGCGTCATTTCCGCATTGAGTACAACATTGCGATTGTTCTTGTTTTTTGAACCTTTGGGCCTTCCCCGGCCCCGCTTTTGTTTTTTGCTTTTCGTTACTACCCGCTTTTTCTGCTTTGGCTTTGGAAGCATCTGTTCTATTAACATTGGCCATGAAATTCGTTTTTCGACATCCAGCAATGAAAGGGTTTGGAAGGCAATTCCAGGAACTGCACGAGAGTAGATGGAAGAGAAAAACCTGCCAAGACCAAAAGTTTTCTTACCTGACTTGGTTACAGTTGTGGCATCACCAGCAATAAGAATAATTTTTGATTTTTTCAAAAATGTTTTCCCTATCGCCCAGTTGAGTGAATCCCAAGGGATATCTTTTGAAAAAAACCGCTGTATAGTACGATAGCTTCCTCCTTTATCAGTCCAACGACTGATGCTCAGCATGGTAATCCGACCTGTCATCGTCAGCAAGGCTTGACTGATAATCAGAAAATGACGGTAAGTGTTTGCGTCAAGTAAGGGGTGCATGCAAGTTAAAAGCGTGGTAATTTCATTCATGAGCAGTTCTTTCTTATAATATGCTTTGTAATAATCGAATATCATAAGGAAAAAATGTTCATTTTTCATCCCCAACTAAATTTTAGTTTGGCGAAGGTATTGTTATGACAGGGCGGTCACTGCTGAAAAACCGACCATTGACTAAACGATGAGACGCTGTTACGAAATACCCATTATTCCAAAAAATTAAATTATTTTCTTATCTGACATAGATAGGAAAAAATACCATCCGTGTCGAAAAAAAGCAAAACTTTTGTGTGCATTTTTCCAAATCTTGAATCACTACTGTATCTGACCCCAAATCCATTTGGATTAAAACAATACGGTAGCCCCTTGTTGTCTTGCCTGTTTTTTCGAATAGACCACTTTTTGCATCTGCTCTCCATGGGAATTGAGCAGCAAAATTTCACCACCTTTATTGGATAGCTGCACAGTGGTTCCATCCAACCTGATCGTATAAAAAGAACCGGGGTCCATCATCCTATCGTCTATCACATGACGTTTATTATTCTTATCTCGTAATGACCAATTTTCAACACTTACTTTATCTGGGCTTACATTTACCAAAGAGATGGTTTCAAATCCCACATCGTGATCCGCTGGATTTACCATGGCCGATATAATACGTATTGGACTCAAGTGTAAGTTATCATCTGGAATGACATCATCACCGTTGCCTCCATTGGATGGGTCCGCAGCACCCAAGAAGATTGGATAAAAGGTTCTAATGTGCTGTCCGTTCGGTGAATGAAACAACTTCATATCGTACTTAGCGCCTTCGATCACAGCAACAGAAGGAGCTCGTACACCTTTATGAGCCCTAACTGTACCGAGCGCCATCAATCCCTCAACACTGCAACCCACAAAAAAACCGCCAATCTTTTTGAATAGCGGACGATAGGCATTCGCATCATAGTCCGGCGCATGCCAACGATAAGAAATGGTCACACTCTCAGGAAACTTTAATTGCCCGGTTTTTTGTTTAGAACCGTGAAAACGGATACGATCCGTTTTAAATTCCGAATCAGTGGGCACTTGCATGCCATCATCTACTTGAGGAGCAAAACCATCATCAAGGTAGTATTTCCACCAGAAGTGATACCCCTGTACTTTAGACTTTTCTTGCTCCCCGACTACGACATGTTCGAAACCTGATAGCTCAGGATCACCTCCTGAAGAAAACCGGCGAAACCACATTTCCATTAATGTGTTATGCCAACGCTCTTTCGAAATAACTGAATTCGATTCACGCTCAATATATTGGCGAGCAACCTCCATTGGCTCTGTATCGACGATAGCAGTCAGGAAGTCATGAACTTCCTGACGTTCTTCTGGCGTATCAAATTCCGGCATAGGTTCGGCTAGAGAAAAATTATTAAACAGCTTGCGGCAAAGATTGTAAGTAGTCATCTTGTGCGAGGGAATGTGTAACTTTTCCAAAACCTTTAAGTCTGGATCGGAACTGGCATCAAGATCCGCGTTAACTTTGACATATCCCTGTTCTTGAGAACCTTCTTCTATGCTTAAAATTGGTTCAACGCCATTTTGAGATTGGTCCGCATTCCATATTTCTTGATAGATGTTAGACATAGTATTTCCTCCTATGATTTAGGTCATCTTAAGAACCTGTTTAAAAAGCCGGCGTGGCAACTCAACCATCACCGAGCATCTTGTTTAAGTAGTTTCTGCTGTTGTCGGTCTTCAAACGAACCCACATCGGATAATGATCGGAAAACTGATAGGTGCGCCAATTCTTATAGGCCTTCTTCAACCCAATTTCGTCGTTCGCTTTTATAGCTTTTTTACCGGCGGTAGTCTTTGTCGCCACAATGTCTCGATAAACATGAAAATCATTCGAAGTAAACACTGATTCGAACAAATTAATCACACCAGCGTTCATCTGGACAGGCTTATCAGAAGTGGTTTCCACATACTCTATTACTTCTGGCTTGGTCTTGAAGGCAATTTGATCATAGTGCTTTTCGGTTCCGGTGGTAGGTTTTATCTTCAAAATACGGGGAACTACAAAACCATTGTTTTCCAATGTCTCCATGCTTTTGTGGGTGGGACTAACGATATTAAAATCCCCAAGCAAAAGAAGGGCGCGATCTTCCCCAAGCGCTCGGTCTGCACGGGTACTGAGGTATTTAGCAATCCTTTCAATCTCTTCAATACGCTGATTTAGCTTTTCCCCATAGTTGGCGCCGTAATAGAGATGCACTGTGCAGATGTCAAATTTCAACCAACCGGATTGAAAAGACGCAATGAACGGTGTGCGTTTGAACTGATTGCCTGCTTTTATTTTTTTACCATCTACCTCAAAATTCGTTTTGCTGATTAGCATATCAGGAGGCAGCACAATTTCACCTGCGATATTCTGAAACCAGACCTTGCGCTTATCGTACACAAAGGTCATGCGTTCACCATTACCGCCTAATTTTCTATCCGTCTCATCAGTGGCAATAAAATTCCAATCACGCCCCAGGATCTTCATAATCCGCAACCATTCGTCGAGCTCATTTACCTCTTGAATCGCAACAAAATCGAAACGTGAAATTACCTCTGCAATATAAAACAATGACTCAGGCATCCGCCGGCCCCAACCCCGGCGATTTTTCTTACCGAGATCACGAACATTAAATGTTGCAAGCAAGAGATTGTCTTCAGCGTCTTTATCCGGAACTGATTGATCTAACTGCTCGCGTAAGCGAATCAAATTGCCGACCGCCCTCTTACGCTCATCCTTCTTTCGAATTTTATATTTAAGGTGGCTGTAGTACATGGCAACTCCTCTATTCCTGATAAAACTCAATTCTCACTTTATATATGTCTCTACTGCAAATAGCGGCAGAGACATGGATTGTTTTGCCGAACTGTAATTTACAGGCAATCGAGTAAGTAGATTCAACGCTTCCTAACCATAATTTAACTTTTTGCCGCAAACACATATATTTTAGAGTTAAAATCTCTCTTGGCAGGTGATCCACCAGCTATTCGCGGTGCTGGACGAAGTCAGCACCGCGACTCACGGCGGCGGAGCCGCCGTGAACAAATTGATCTATGGTTTCCGTTTATCTGTCGTATTCAATTATCTAACGGGATAACATCCGAAAAGTAAGAATAAGCAAATTATTAACATCATCTGAAAAGGCTTGCAAATTTTTTTTCCAATTTACCATATAACATAGATGACTAAGCACCAATGGTATGATTGAACACTTTTTCTAAAATCATCCAGCTACCATATATTGGGCCTGCGTTAAAAATCCAAAAATAAATTTTATTGAAGAATTAACCGTATTTTTTACATGTGATTACCAAAAT
This genomic window contains:
- a CDS encoding transposase; the protein is MNEITTLLTCMHPLLDANTYRHFLIISQALLTMTGRITMLSISRWTDKGGSYRTIQRFFSKDIPWDSLNWAIGKTFLKKSKIILIAGDATTVTKSGKKTFGLGRFFSSIYSRAVPGIAFQTLSLLDVEKRISWPMLIEQMLPKPKQKKRVVTKSKKQKRGRGRPKGSKNKNNRNVVLNAEMTQVQAMLQKLLKLIGDTLQPIYFVYDGAFGNNAAVHMTRQVGLHLISKLRNNSALYFKWNGVYSGKGRRPVYGDRVNYKNFPAAHLKSEETKKHICTRIYQMNVIHKKFADALNVVIIEKKNVKTDKIARVILFSTDLELDWKNIIDYYRLRFQIEFNFRDAKQHWGLEDFMVIKEQSVLNAANLSLWMVNVSQAMLVTSGEESILDLKAHYHGLRYAQEVFKILPENTKPINIVQLFEKIPVLGRIHGEKKAA
- a CDS encoding lamin tail domain-containing protein, with the translated sequence MSNIYQEIWNADQSQNGVEPILSIEEGSQEQGYVKVNADLDASSDPDLKVLEKLHIPSHKMTTYNLCRKLFNNFSLAEPMPEFDTPEERQEVHDFLTAIVDTEPMEVARQYIERESNSVISKERWHNTLMEMWFRRFSSGGDPELSGFEHVVVGEQEKSKVQGYHFWWKYYLDDGFAPQVDDGMQVPTDSEFKTDRIRFHGSKQKTGQLKFPESVTISYRWHAPDYDANAYRPLFKKIGGFFVGCSVEGLMALGTVRAHKGVRAPSVAVIEGAKYDMKLFHSPNGQHIRTFYPIFLGAADPSNGGNGDDVIPDDNLHLSPIRIISAMVNPADHDVGFETISLVNVSPDKVSVENWSLRDKNNKRHVIDDRMMDPGSFYTIRLDGTTVQLSNKGGEILLLNSHGEQMQKVVYSKKQARQQGATVLF
- a CDS encoding endonuclease/exonuclease/phosphatase family protein, with amino-acid sequence MYYSHLKYKIRKKDERKRAVGNLIRLREQLDQSVPDKDAEDNLLLATFNVRDLGKKNRRGWGRRMPESLFYIAEVISRFDFVAIQEVNELDEWLRIMKILGRDWNFIATDETDRKLGGNGERMTFVYDKRKVWFQNIAGEIVLPPDMLISKTNFEVDGKKIKAGNQFKRTPFIASFQSGWLKFDICTVHLYYGANYGEKLNQRIEEIERIAKYLSTRADRALGEDRALLLLGDFNIVSPTHKSMETLENNGFVVPRILKIKPTTGTEKHYDQIAFKTKPEVIEYVETTSDKPVQMNAGVINLFESVFTSNDFHVYRDIVATKTTAGKKAIKANDEIGLKKAYKNWRTYQFSDHYPMWVRLKTDNSRNYLNKMLGDG